The nucleotide sequence CGTAGCTGTTTTCCTCTTCCAATTCAACTTTTAATTCGGTTATAAAAGTCTCATTAAAGTTACCACTTTCTACCAAAGGCTTGGAAATATGGTAATTGTAAAGATGTGAAATAAACTCAATGGAGGATTTGGAAAAATAGTTCAGAACAAATTCCTCGGTAAACAAAATAAGGAATCCCTCATAATTAGGGTTTTCCTGAAAAGCATGTACTTGACCCTTGGCTATTTTTAATACCGTCCCTTGTTTTAATGGATATTCCTTCAGGTCTATTTGGTGGGTTCCCTGACCATTGGTAACAATCAACAACGCAAAGAAGCCTACCCTATGTGGTAAATTGGGATTATGGCTTAAACCTCCCTTAATTTTAGCAAACAGCTTGGATAGATTGAGGCACTCGAAGTCTTTTTCATTTTCTTCGCTCTCAAATGATATGTTGGGAATAGTTTTTAAAGGGTTCAACCTAGTAAGGATTAGTTTTTAATAATGCTCAATATAGGAATTAATAATAATTACTCCCTTGCAACCCTACACTAACTTGCCTTCTAAAAGGAATGTTTATCAATGTACCAAAAATGAATAGAATAAGTACAGTGATCGCAATTTGCCACCGATCTTTTTTTTCTTCTTTGTACTAGATAATTGTAGATCCAACTAAGTTTATCGATAGATTAAGCTTGTTTTTTAGATGCCTTTTTTATGATGGAATAATTT is from Arenibacter algicola and encodes:
- a CDS encoding AraC family transcriptional regulator; the encoded protein is MNPLKTIPNISFESEENEKDFECLNLSKLFAKIKGGLSHNPNLPHRVGFFALLIVTNGQGTHQIDLKEYPLKQGTVLKIAKGQVHAFQENPNYEGFLILFTEEFVLNYFSKSSIEFISHLYNYHISKPLVESGNFNETFITELKVELEEENSYAQKNIVAAMLELYLLRLERLSQTADLPKKNHQHYPIFLEFKNLVEAQFKLTRNVKDYAEMLHISTKHLNQIVKEFTLNTAKHFIDDFVTLEIKRAIVSTNTSLKEIGYDMGFDEVTNFTKFFKKHTGTTPKQFKADI